Within Paenibacillus sp. RUD330, the genomic segment CTGCGCGTTGAAGATGAGATAATCGCGGATGCGGCTCGCCGTGTCATAAGCGCTGTAATAGCTGTCCGTCCAGCGGATGAAGAAGGTCGAGTCGATCAGATAGATGAACTGAACCGTCATTGCCGTGAAGACGATCGGGACCGACATGGTGAAGATTTCCTTGTAGATGCTGCGCAGCCGCACCGGAGGCGCAGCCGCTTCGGAAGCTGCCGCGCTCTCGCGTTCCCCCCGGCCGAGCGAGCGCTCCTCCTCCATGTCGGAGCGCTTCAGCTTGCGGGCGTAGTACAGCATGACGAGGAAGGCGCCGATGCTGCCGAACACGCTGCCGAAGGTCGCGGCGGCGGAAATCCAGCGGTCCGTCCAGCCGAGATTGAGCACGACAAGCGCAAGTCCGATGCCGACGAGCACGCGCGCGATCTGCTCGACGATCTGGGAAATGCCGCCTGCGGACATCATCTGCCTGCCCTGGAAGTAGCCGCGCATCATCGCGATGATCGGGAACAGCAGCAGCGCCGGCGCGATCGCCCGGATCGAGGAGGAAGCTTCCGGCGTGCGGACGAAGCTGGAGGCGTAATAAGGCGCGAATATGTACAGCAGCGTCGACAGCAGGACGCCGGTGACGGCGCCGAACAGCAGCGCGGCGCGGTAGATCCGCTGGGCTTCTCGCGGCCTTCCGAGCGCGTAGCGTTCCGAAACCATCTTGCTGATGGCGCTCGGAATGCCGGCCGTGGCGATGATGAGCAGGTATAGATAGACCGTATTGGCGATGCCGAAATACCCGTTGCCGGGTCCGGAGAACATATAATCCAGCGGAACCCGCTGGAACAGTCCCAGCACCCGAGCGATGAGCGCGGCCGCCGCCAGAATCAGAGTGCCCCGGATGAGGGAGTCTTTTTTGACCATGTTGTCGGGTTCCTTCTTCCTTAACGAATAATACGAATGACCCTGCTAGTGTACCACAAAACGGTCCCTCCCCACACCCGTCCATCCCGGATCGCGCCTGCGCGGCCGCGGCGACAAAAAATCCCGCAGAGAAATCTGCGGGATCGGAGGGCTTTGCCGCAGCGGGCTTGCGCGCGGCCGGAATTAGACGTTTTTAGGCGAGATCGGCTCCAGAGAAGGCACGCTCTGGCCGCGGACCGGAACAGCCGCGCCGGACGGAGCCGCCCATTTGACGGAGTTGGAGATGACCTTCAGCACGTTGGCATCGTAGTAGGTCGGATGCGTCTCGTGGCCAGGACGGAAGTAGAAGATCTTGCCTTGGCCGCGGTGGAACGTGCAGCCGCTGCGGAAGACGTTGCCGCCTTCGAACCAGCTCACGAACACAAGCTCGTCCGGAGCCGGGATATCGAAGTGCTCGCCGTACATTTCTTCCTGCTCCAGCGCGAATTGCTCCGGCAGGCCGGCAGTGATCGGATGCGCGGGATCGACGACCCAGATGCGCTCGCGCTCGCCGGCTTCGCGCCATTTCAAGTCGCAGCCCGTGCCCATGAGCTTCTTGAAGATTTTGGAGAAGTGGCCGGAGTGGAGCACGATGAGGCCCATGCCTTCCATGACCCGCTTGTGCACGCGCTCTACGATGGCGTCCTCGACGCGGTCATGCGCCATATGGCCCCACCAGATCAGGACGTCGGTGTTGTTCAGGACGTCCTCGCTCAGGCCGTGCTCCGCTTCCTCGAGCGTTGCCGTCTTGATGTCGAGGCCAGAGTCTGCAAGCCCTTTGGCCAGCGCGTTGTGGATTCCGTCCGGATAGACGTTGCGGACTTCCTCATGTTCTTTCTCGTGGACGAATTCGTTCCAGATCGTCAGTTTGATCATTGGCGATGGGCTCCTTTAAGTAGGTAGTGGGAAAATGGACATCAGAATGCGAGCCAGAGGATGAACAGGATGATCATGGCGAGCTGCAGGACGATCTTCACTGCCGTGCTCGACAGCAGGCCGACGACGGCGCCGATGCCGGACATGAAGGTGCGCTTCAGGATCGGTCCCGATACGGGCTCCTTGTCCATGGCGATCTTGTACAGCTCCCCGATCATCGCTCCAGCCAGCGGGCCGATGATGAGGCCGAACGCCGGAATGACGAACGGCCCGACGATCAGTCCGATCGTGCTGCCGACGACGGACGCGCGGGAGCCGCCGAACTTCTTGACGCCCCAGGCGCTCACGGCGTAATCGGCGATGAACAGGACGACGACGATGAGCGTCTGGATCGTCCAGAACATCCAGCCGAACGGCGAGAAGCTGATGAAGAGGCCGTAGACGAAAAAGGCCGCGTAGATGGCGAGCGCTCCCGGAAGGATCGGATAGACCGTTCCGGCCATGCCGACAAGGAACAGGATGACGACGAGAATCCATCCGATGATCGCGAGCGTCATCGCCGGCTCACCCTCTCAGCAGCATGTCTCGGATGACATGCGCGACTCCATGCTCGTTGTTGCTCAGCGTAACGGCGTCCGCCGCTTCCTTGACGGCCGCTTGGGCATTGCCCATGGCGACGCCGAGCCCGGCTTGGCGGATCGCCTCGATATCGTTGAGGCTGTCTCCGACAGCGACGGCCTGGGACATCTCGATGCCGAGCACGCCGCACAGCTCGCGGATGGCGGTCGCCTTGTTCACTCCGGCGGGATTGAGCTCGAGATTCCACGGAGACGAGTTGGTGATCTCCATCGAGCCCCAGCTCTCGA encodes:
- a CDS encoding polysaccharide biosynthesis protein; translated protein: MVKKDSLIRGTLILAAAALIARVLGLFQRVPLDYMFSGPGNGYFGIANTVYLYLLIIATAGIPSAISKMVSERYALGRPREAQRIYRAALLFGAVTGVLLSTLLYIFAPYYASSFVRTPEASSSIRAIAPALLLFPIIAMMRGYFQGRQMMSAGGISQIVEQIARVLVGIGLALVVLNLGWTDRWISAAATFGSVFGSIGAFLVMLYYARKLKRSDMEEERSLGRGERESAAASEAAAPPVRLRSIYKEIFTMSVPIVFTAMTVQFIYLIDSTFFIRWTDSYYSAYDTASRIRDYLIFNAQSIAGIPPILAIALSQSIIPVLSAANSVGRLDEVRKQASLVMRIVVFTGVPAALVLTVGAHSVNGLLFSDPGASGVVAALTIGTIFQITMMTSNSILFGLGNPRPAMISAIIGYAVKIVGSLALGPLLGGYGFIIASMLCFMIITWLNMRVIQDKVELNVLGRRWPAYLLTIVIAAAAGYGTDMTVRGVLGSILPSKLVFFAGTVATGAVMGIFYLFLLIALGVIREADASSFPGPLRKILLPLVRRFGRRETEAQGS
- a CDS encoding ThuA domain-containing protein, with protein sequence MIKLTIWNEFVHEKEHEEVRNVYPDGIHNALAKGLADSGLDIKTATLEEAEHGLSEDVLNNTDVLIWWGHMAHDRVEDAIVERVHKRVMEGMGLIVLHSGHFSKIFKKLMGTGCDLKWREAGERERIWVVDPAHPITAGLPEQFALEQEEMYGEHFDIPAPDELVFVSWFEGGNVFRSGCTFHRGQGKIFYFRPGHETHPTYYDANVLKVISNSVKWAAPSGAAVPVRGQSVPSLEPISPKNV
- a CDS encoding DUF456 domain-containing protein is translated as MTLAIIGWILVVILFLVGMAGTVYPILPGALAIYAAFFVYGLFISFSPFGWMFWTIQTLIVVVLFIADYAVSAWGVKKFGGSRASVVGSTIGLIVGPFVIPAFGLIIGPLAGAMIGELYKIAMDKEPVSGPILKRTFMSGIGAVVGLLSSTAVKIVLQLAMIILFILWLAF